From the Alloalcanivorax dieselolei B5 genome, one window contains:
- a CDS encoding TetR/AcrR family transcriptional regulator, producing the protein MMKGRRRGADLEAALLEAAWTELTERGYGGLTMEGVANRAGTSRPVLARRWNDKAELAIAAIRHQMTKHPMTVADRGDLRTELLEYLELASTRAKGIAAVFTLFSSEYFQDTSTTPQDLRTALLAGGKETLRTLLDRAVERGEIVQENLAPPVDTLLGVLFRHHVLMTFSPPPEALREAWVDKIFLPLVRNRKS; encoded by the coding sequence ATGATGAAAGGACGTCGGCGCGGCGCGGATCTCGAGGCCGCTCTGCTGGAAGCGGCCTGGACGGAACTGACCGAACGCGGATATGGCGGTTTAACCATGGAGGGCGTGGCCAATCGAGCCGGCACCAGCCGGCCGGTTCTGGCCCGACGCTGGAACGACAAAGCGGAACTGGCCATCGCGGCGATCCGGCATCAGATGACAAAACACCCCATGACCGTGGCGGATCGTGGTGATCTGCGCACCGAGTTGCTGGAATACCTGGAGCTGGCTTCCACCCGCGCCAAAGGTATCGCCGCCGTCTTCACACTGTTCTCCAGCGAGTATTTTCAAGACACGTCCACCACACCGCAGGACCTGCGTACCGCCCTGTTGGCGGGCGGCAAGGAAACGCTCAGAACGCTACTGGACAGAGCCGTGGAACGTGGTGAGATTGTGCAGGAGAACCTTGCCCCTCCGGTGGATACTCTGCTGGGAGTTCTGTTTCGTCACCACGTCCTGATGACCTTCTCGCCGCCGCCGGAGGCGCTACGAGAGGCATGGGTGGACAAGATCTTTCTGCCGTTGGTGAGAAATCGCAAAAGCTAG
- a CDS encoding choice-of-anchor tandem repeat GloVer-containing protein has product MKVLRLLPALASGVLLAAPVGAAEEVTFTTITSLHYFADATGEGTEDQPKGWPPAETPLAPPLFSITENSQYLLLPVERARADSYGALARSPVVASHYQVESPKTEMGIEPETVTVQRVDGTSFQASANYRLLGNYVQRNNGDVIGVLVPPMGRFQEASPANPNSASFSTELVTSGEVQGGALYRLDSDGNYAELLEESIGVLYAPVGYLLHDSDSDVVYGVDEGPDGNGRIFRLWPDNRVDILYTFANQTGRDQLPNSLVLGGGGQLYGLLGYDRGMPFKPGTLTDPETEVGAVYRLDLNSPEDGIKILHTFTLSEGEINVINPGRHRWLHGSGSYFKADGAGHESHSTAPVLSHLVEGPDGWLYGGTAVGQCEVWVENSYWQDDRAMSAPLCGWNISMTSSLGYYVFRKEGYVAPYIYNSNGYPNYPNGVTEWPYGIQHPFYDGPRPYGALYRVNKDTGEFQLLHEFDYDDGASPRGPMALGPDGNIYGTTLTGGTLREFKKTNGQIHKSRNGTLYRIDPIAIQVDADGNVTADGFELLRDFTYNQEGNTPIGVVRGSDDRLYGAALYGGQEFVRGASNTTVPYDDYGTLFVVDTSGTAASGSIVLTATPPVIQLGEISELTWTGSGVENCQASSSLEAWSGSLTPSGSIDVSPAAGNYYLSIACEDQSTGRAVSDTSVLRVDMASETEDDNNVSYGNGGGAIGWWWVGAGGLLFRFRTWKTIKTVR; this is encoded by the coding sequence ATGAAAGTGCTCCGATTGTTGCCGGCCCTGGCTTCCGGTGTGTTGCTCGCCGCTCCCGTCGGTGCGGCGGAGGAGGTGACCTTCACCACCATCACTTCGCTGCATTACTTCGCCGACGCCACCGGTGAGGGCACCGAGGATCAACCCAAGGGGTGGCCGCCGGCGGAAACCCCGCTGGCCCCGCCGCTGTTCAGTATCACCGAGAACAGTCAGTACCTGCTGTTGCCGGTGGAGCGCGCGCGGGCCGATTCGTACGGCGCTCTGGCGCGCTCTCCGGTGGTGGCCTCCCACTATCAGGTGGAGTCACCGAAAACGGAGATGGGCATTGAGCCGGAAACGGTGACCGTGCAAAGGGTCGATGGCACCAGCTTCCAGGCCAGCGCGAATTACCGGCTATTGGGCAACTATGTCCAGCGTAACAATGGTGATGTGATTGGTGTTCTGGTGCCGCCGATGGGCCGCTTTCAGGAGGCCTCCCCTGCCAACCCCAACAGCGCGTCGTTCTCAACTGAACTGGTCACCAGCGGCGAAGTGCAAGGGGGCGCGCTGTACCGGTTGGACAGTGACGGCAACTACGCGGAGCTGCTGGAAGAGAGTATCGGGGTGCTGTACGCGCCGGTGGGATATCTGCTGCATGACTCCGATTCCGACGTGGTGTACGGCGTCGACGAAGGACCGGACGGCAATGGCCGGATTTTCCGTCTGTGGCCGGATAACCGAGTCGATATTCTTTATACCTTTGCCAATCAGACGGGCCGGGATCAACTACCCAACAGTCTGGTACTCGGTGGCGGCGGCCAGCTGTACGGCCTGCTGGGCTATGATCGTGGCATGCCCTTCAAACCCGGCACCCTGACCGATCCGGAGACCGAGGTGGGCGCGGTCTACCGGCTGGACCTGAATTCGCCTGAAGACGGCATCAAGATCCTGCACACTTTCACTTTGTCGGAAGGGGAAATCAACGTCATCAATCCCGGACGGCACCGCTGGCTGCACGGCAGCGGCTCCTATTTCAAGGCGGACGGCGCCGGTCATGAAAGTCATTCCACGGCCCCGGTCCTGTCCCATCTGGTGGAGGGTCCGGATGGCTGGCTCTACGGCGGCACCGCCGTTGGGCAGTGCGAAGTCTGGGTGGAAAACAGCTATTGGCAGGACGACCGCGCCATGTCGGCGCCCCTGTGTGGCTGGAATATCAGCATGACCAGCAGCCTGGGCTACTACGTGTTTCGCAAGGAAGGCTACGTCGCGCCGTACATCTATAACAGCAACGGCTATCCGAATTATCCGAATGGGGTCACCGAATGGCCCTACGGAATTCAGCATCCCTTCTACGATGGCCCGCGCCCCTACGGCGCCCTCTATCGGGTCAACAAGGACACCGGTGAATTCCAGTTGCTGCATGAGTTCGATTACGACGACGGCGCCTCGCCGCGCGGGCCCATGGCGTTGGGGCCTGATGGCAATATTTATGGCACCACCCTGACCGGTGGCACGCTGCGTGAATTCAAGAAAACCAACGGTCAGATCCATAAATCCCGCAACGGCACCCTGTATCGCATCGACCCCATCGCCATCCAGGTGGACGCCGACGGCAACGTCACCGCCGACGGCTTCGAGCTGCTGCGCGATTTTACCTATAACCAGGAAGGTAACACGCCGATCGGTGTGGTCAGGGGCAGCGACGATCGCCTTTACGGCGCCGCGCTGTACGGCGGCCAGGAATTCGTGCGCGGGGCCAGCAACACCACGGTACCTTACGACGACTACGGCACCCTGTTCGTGGTGGACACTTCCGGCACCGCCGCCAGCGGCTCCATTGTGCTCACGGCCACGCCGCCGGTGATCCAGTTGGGCGAAATCAGCGAACTGACCTGGACGGGCAGCGGTGTGGAAAATTGCCAGGCGAGTTCCTCCCTGGAGGCCTGGTCCGGATCGCTGACGCCGTCCGGCAGCATTGACGTTTCACCGGCGGCGGGCAACTACTACCTGTCCATCGCCTGCGAGGACCAGAGCACCGGCCGTGCCGTGTCCGACACCAGCGTGTTGCGCGTGGATATGGCGTCGGAAACCGAGGACGACAACAACGTCAGCTATGGCAACGGCGGAGGGGCCATCGGTTGGTGGTGGGTTGGTGCGGGAGGGTTGTTGTTCCGGTTCAGGACCTGGAAGACCATAAAAACAGTGAGATGA